The bacterium genome contains a region encoding:
- a CDS encoding HDOD domain-containing protein, giving the protein MTTTLDATLEATATADPRTAEKLHSIIMTTRDLPAMPQVASKVLELSSDPNTSAKQLQQVISDDQAMTGRILKIANSAMYSCSRKVKTLTEAIVMLGFNSIRSLVVTSAARNLYNTRKSRTGLKERLLWEHSIGSAFAARLLAAERAPSLAEEAFLAGLMHDIGKLVLNLRVPEQFDEVVQIVYNENRPFHVTEHEMLGFDHTHVGALLVNKWKLSPVLEDVILNHHNAEALSPENPILCYLDLANRLCKKMGIGFIDDPDLDLMNCPANQILGFGPETFEHVAEVLQETLESEMEIFV; this is encoded by the coding sequence ATGACGACCACCCTGGACGCGACCCTCGAGGCCACCGCCACCGCGGACCCGAGGACCGCCGAGAAGCTGCACAGCATCATCATGACCACCCGCGACCTGCCGGCCATGCCGCAGGTCGCGAGCAAGGTCCTGGAGCTGTCGTCCGACCCCAACACGTCGGCGAAGCAGTTGCAGCAGGTCATCAGCGACGACCAGGCCATGACCGGCCGCATCCTCAAGATCGCCAACAGCGCCATGTACAGCTGCAGCCGCAAGGTCAAGACCCTGACCGAGGCGATCGTGATGCTGGGCTTCAATTCCATCCGCAGCCTGGTCGTGACCAGCGCCGCCCGCAACCTGTACAACACGCGCAAGTCGCGCACCGGCCTGAAGGAACGCCTCCTGTGGGAGCACTCCATCGGGTCGGCCTTCGCCGCGCGCCTGCTGGCCGCGGAGCGCGCGCCCAGCCTGGCCGAGGAAGCCTTCCTCGCGGGCCTGATGCACGACATCGGCAAGCTGGTCCTGAACCTGCGCGTGCCCGAGCAGTTCGACGAGGTCGTGCAGATCGTCTACAACGAGAACCGGCCGTTCCACGTGACCGAGCACGAGATGCTCGGCTTCGACCACACCCACGTGGGGGCCCTGCTGGTGAACAAGTGGAAGCTGTCGCCGGTGCTCGAGGACGTGATCCTGAATCACCACAACGCCGAGGCGCTCTCGCCGGAGAACCCGATCCTCTGCTACCTGGACCTGGCCAACCGCCTGTGCAAGAAGATGGGCATCGGCTTCATCGACGATCCGGATCTCGACCTGATGAACTGCCCGGCCAACCAGATCCTGGGCTTCGGGCCCGAGACCTTCGAACACGTGGCCGAGGTGCTCCAGGAGACCCTCGAAAGCGAGATGGAGATCTTCGTATGA
- a CDS encoding sigma-54-dependent Fis family transcriptional regulator, whose amino-acid sequence MKSVVLLSRRHRLYAAAADWDLPDVELYLFDSPSEALARISLGQTAVFLFDTRDYPRFKHVVRKFLSMNADADLVVVGPDECAAELAAIEPDFSPTVLPAETDTEEIRQVVGRALRLRQVRERSGIVGRSRAVVEMLALVAHAAPLDVNVLILGESGTGKELVARAIHDNSARADGPFISLNCGAMSEGVLESELFGHAKGAFTGAVADHDGVFRRADGGTLFLDEVAEMPLGMQTRFLRALETGEFTPVGGRAVQTSDIRLVAATHRDLAEDVARGRFRQDLYYRLKVVVVRTPALRDRRDDIPLLTQAFLGQENARHGLHVKGLTRAAEQIFAEHDWPGNVRELRNTISSLVVMKQRGLIEPADLPAELRFGRDGGRPPFLPVPAPRPDAGGLDLGVLAGTLLELRQDIKEIKALLAEAPWVRDDRGWNVAGPVRPGGPVVETFGADDSYGPLQDAQVGDLQTAERTLIEAALLAAGGNRRKAADRLGISERTLYRKIKLYDL is encoded by the coding sequence GTGAAATCCGTCGTCCTGCTGAGCCGTCGCCACCGCCTGTACGCCGCCGCCGCGGACTGGGATCTTCCCGACGTCGAGCTCTACCTCTTCGACTCCCCGTCCGAGGCCCTGGCCCGCATCAGTCTCGGCCAGACGGCGGTCTTCCTCTTCGACACCCGCGACTACCCGCGCTTCAAGCACGTGGTCCGCAAGTTCCTGTCCATGAACGCCGACGCCGACCTGGTGGTGGTCGGTCCGGACGAATGCGCGGCCGAACTCGCGGCCATCGAGCCGGATTTCTCGCCGACCGTGCTCCCCGCCGAGACCGACACCGAGGAGATCCGCCAGGTGGTGGGCCGCGCCCTGCGCCTGCGGCAGGTGCGGGAGCGCAGCGGCATCGTCGGTCGCAGCCGGGCGGTGGTCGAGATGCTCGCCCTCGTCGCCCATGCGGCGCCCCTCGACGTGAACGTGCTCATCCTGGGCGAAAGCGGCACGGGCAAGGAACTCGTGGCGCGGGCGATCCACGACAACAGCGCGCGGGCCGACGGGCCGTTCATCAGCCTCAACTGCGGGGCCATGAGCGAGGGGGTGCTCGAGAGCGAGCTCTTCGGCCACGCCAAGGGCGCGTTCACCGGGGCGGTGGCCGACCACGACGGCGTCTTCAGGCGCGCCGACGGCGGGACCCTCTTCCTCGACGAGGTGGCCGAGATGCCCCTCGGCATGCAGACCCGCTTCCTGCGGGCGCTGGAGACGGGGGAGTTCACGCCGGTGGGGGGGCGGGCGGTCCAGACGAGCGACATCCGGCTGGTGGCCGCCACCCATCGCGACCTGGCCGAGGACGTGGCCCGCGGTCGCTTCCGGCAGGATCTCTACTACCGCCTGAAGGTGGTGGTCGTCCGGACGCCGGCCCTGCGCGACCGCCGCGACGACATCCCGCTGCTCACCCAGGCCTTCCTCGGGCAGGAGAACGCGCGCCACGGCCTGCATGTGAAGGGGCTAACCCGGGCCGCCGAGCAGATCTTCGCGGAGCACGACTGGCCGGGAAACGTGCGCGAGTTGCGGAACACGATCAGCAGCCTGGTGGTGATGAAGCAGCGCGGCCTGATCGAGCCGGCCGACCTGCCCGCCGAGCTCCGCTTCGGCCGGGACGGGGGCCGGCCGCCGTTCCTGCCGGTCCCGGCGCCCCGGCCCGACGCGGGCGGCCTCGATCTCGGCGTCCTGGCGGGCACCCTGCTCGAGCTCCGGCAGGACATCAAGGAGATCAAGGCCCTGCTGGCGGAGGCCCCTTGGGTGCGGGACGACCGCGGCTGGAACGTGGCCGGACCCGTGCGGCCGGGCGGTCCGGTGGTCGAGACCTTCGGCGCCGATGACAGCTACGGCCCCCTGCAGGACGCCCAGGTGGGCGATCTGCAGACGGCGGAGCGCACCCTGATCGAGGCCGCCCTGCTGGCGGCGGGCGGGAACCGGCGCAAGGCCGCCGACCGGCTCGGCATCAGCGAACGAACCCTGTACCGGAAGATCAAGCTCTACGACCTGTAG
- a CDS encoding PorV/PorQ family protein: MQTKQVRPVGRRLRAAITLRRGARSIVGFVLLGAALAAGPAHATKYAGAFMENGAGARALGMGGAFTAVADDPSATFWNPAGLADFTGREILLMHSERFGDLIDRDFAAYAQPVSWNILGGASSGIGISLIRLGVDDIPFTEHLTDALDTNNDGTVDDTEIIGLLDYQDEIIYKSDQEYALMFSYGENLGNWRLGATLKYVHQSVGKYSSQGIGADLALLRPAIWKRLDFGVKFQDVTTTYLSWSTGRNELITPAIVPALAWRQPLSDWNMDLTVAGSLESRFDNRGEADQFSSGSFSANAHLGVELGFSRRVFLRGGFDSGFEAGNLTAGVGFRINPLTVDYAYAGDSLDIDEVTHRISLSFRF, translated from the coding sequence ATGCAGACCAAGCAGGTTCGTCCTGTGGGCCGCCGGCTTCGTGCGGCCATCACCCTGCGCCGGGGCGCCCGGTCGATCGTGGGCTTCGTGCTGCTGGGCGCCGCGCTCGCGGCCGGCCCGGCCCACGCCACCAAGTACGCGGGCGCCTTCATGGAGAACGGCGCCGGTGCCCGCGCCCTCGGCATGGGCGGCGCCTTCACCGCCGTGGCCGACGATCCCTCGGCCACCTTCTGGAATCCCGCCGGCCTCGCCGACTTCACCGGCCGCGAGATCCTGCTCATGCACTCGGAGCGCTTCGGCGACCTGATCGACCGCGACTTCGCGGCCTACGCCCAGCCGGTGAGCTGGAACATCCTCGGCGGCGCGTCGAGCGGCATCGGCATCAGCCTGATCCGCCTCGGCGTCGACGACATCCCGTTCACGGAGCATCTCACCGACGCCCTCGACACGAACAACGACGGCACGGTCGACGACACCGAGATCATCGGGCTGCTCGACTACCAGGACGAGATCATCTACAAGTCCGACCAGGAGTACGCCCTCATGTTCTCGTACGGCGAGAACCTGGGCAACTGGCGCCTCGGCGCGACGCTCAAGTACGTGCACCAGAGCGTGGGCAAGTACTCGAGCCAGGGCATCGGGGCCGACCTCGCGCTGCTGCGTCCGGCCATCTGGAAGCGCCTCGACTTCGGCGTCAAGTTCCAGGACGTGACCACGACCTACCTGAGCTGGAGCACCGGCCGCAACGAGCTGATCACGCCGGCCATCGTGCCGGCCCTGGCCTGGCGTCAGCCCCTGTCCGACTGGAACATGGACCTGACCGTGGCGGGCTCCCTCGAGTCGCGCTTCGACAACCGCGGCGAGGCCGACCAGTTCTCCTCCGGCAGCTTCTCGGCGAACGCCCACCTGGGCGTCGAGCTCGGCTTCAGCCGGCGCGTCTTCCTGCGCGGCGGCTTCGACAGCGGCTTCGAGGCGGGCAACCTCACCGCGGGCGTGGGCTTCCGCATCAACCCGCTGACCGTCGACTACGCCTACGCGGGCGATTCCCTCGACATCGACGAGGTCACCCACCGCATCAGCCTGTCGTTCCGCTTCTAG
- a CDS encoding FliA/WhiG family RNA polymerase sigma factor: protein MTDTMQIPHQDVWDRCRQKQNPAAREEARRDLVNIYARIVKYVAGRMAIGLPHYVEFNDLISAGLLGLIQAIDNFDCERGIKFETYAIPRIRGSILDELRSQDWFPRSLRRKAKQLEEAYSSLEVQLGRPATDAEVARHLEIDLSELDGMVGEVSIATIMSLDADTSGDESENSTTLGDYLADPRTEDVEQVLARQEMKNLIGTRMSELPEKEQLVLVLYYYEELTLKEIGEILAVTESRVCQIHTKAILRLKGKIDRHEGKSSIGQITRQIRQRQEAESEKERGPVGGGTPGSTEPVNVMACLTLCHIGSLIAWLTHGGWPGLGG from the coding sequence ATGACCGATACGATGCAGATCCCGCACCAGGACGTCTGGGACCGCTGCCGCCAGAAGCAGAACCCCGCCGCGCGCGAGGAGGCGCGCCGCGACCTGGTCAATATCTATGCCCGGATCGTCAAGTACGTGGCCGGTCGGATGGCCATCGGTCTGCCGCACTACGTGGAGTTCAATGATCTGATCAGCGCCGGCCTGCTCGGCCTCATCCAGGCCATCGACAACTTCGACTGCGAGCGGGGCATCAAGTTCGAGACGTACGCGATCCCGCGCATCCGCGGCTCGATCCTCGACGAACTGCGCAGCCAGGACTGGTTCCCGCGTTCCCTGCGCCGCAAGGCGAAGCAGCTCGAGGAGGCCTACAGCAGCCTCGAGGTGCAGCTGGGCCGCCCGGCCACCGACGCCGAGGTCGCCCGCCACCTGGAGATCGACCTGAGCGAACTGGACGGCATGGTGGGCGAGGTCTCCATCGCCACCATCATGAGCCTCGACGCCGACACCAGCGGTGACGAGAGCGAGAACAGCACCACCCTCGGCGACTACCTCGCCGACCCGCGCACCGAGGACGTGGAGCAGGTCCTGGCCCGCCAGGAGATGAAGAACCTCATCGGCACCCGCATGTCCGAACTGCCCGAGAAGGAGCAGCTGGTGCTGGTGCTCTACTACTACGAGGAACTCACCCTCAAGGAGATCGGGGAGATCCTGGCCGTCACCGAGAGTCGGGTCTGCCAGATCCACACCAAGGCGATCCTGCGGCTGAAGGGCAAGATCGACCGCCACGAGGGCAAGAGCTCGATCGGCCAGATCACGCGCCAGATCCGGCAGCGGCAGGAGGCCGAGTCGGAGAAGGAGCGGGGGCCCGTCGGCGGCGGCACGCCCGGATCGACCGAGCCCGTGAACGTCATGGCCTGCCTGACCCTGTGCCACATCGGCTCGCTGATCGCGTGGTTGACCCACGGCGGCTGGCCGGGCCTGGGCGGCTAG
- a CDS encoding LysM peptidoglycan-binding domain-containing protein, whose product MISQFPPVRQRPLLFLPLLVALAVSGGCAVLKPDPNPAPAAADSDPESSVGVAITDLDSVPELILPADTTAPLLPLGPDGYAGLADLEAMLATAMELGAEGAWDEAEDHLFVLRDEARRPAPAQADSTWLAHRRSIDRRVGLLRAVLAEQAAFGADPADADSLLSTGYGVLLAEGFPDSLVPASGARLSSITADLMKFDNKAVRRWEEYFTGRGRRSFQTWLDRKAEVGPLIEGILVEEGLPRELVYLAMIESGFSTRAVSSASAVGPWQFMAPTARDYGLRASWWVDERRDLEMSTRAAARYIGNLHEQFGDWALVLAAYNTGGGRIARKIRQHGHDNFWDLRLPAQTTAHIPKFIAAARLGADPARYGFTVPDGPVLDYDTVPVDDATDLALIARCAGVGTDDVLSLNPALLRGASPPDLKAYPVRVPSGTGPRARRELARVPSDKRLTWRRHEVRRGDTLGGIARSYGTTVGDIARLNKLKDVHMIRPGDQLLIPMPAELATKAQQRASEKGHYVPPSGYERVSYKVRPGDTLGGIARKLGVTLAHLRKVNNIHQTNLIRPGQRLYAYRPPSG is encoded by the coding sequence ATGATCTCCCAGTTTCCGCCCGTCCGGCAACGTCCGCTCCTTTTCCTGCCGCTGCTGGTCGCGCTGGCCGTGTCCGGCGGCTGCGCCGTCCTCAAGCCGGACCCGAACCCGGCGCCCGCGGCGGCCGATAGCGACCCCGAGTCCTCCGTCGGCGTCGCGATCACCGACCTCGACTCGGTGCCGGAACTGATCCTGCCCGCTGACACTACGGCCCCGCTGCTCCCGCTCGGACCCGACGGATACGCCGGACTCGCGGACCTCGAGGCCATGCTGGCCACGGCCATGGAACTCGGTGCCGAGGGCGCCTGGGACGAGGCCGAGGACCACCTCTTCGTGCTGCGCGACGAGGCCCGACGCCCTGCCCCCGCCCAGGCGGACTCCACCTGGCTCGCCCACCGCCGCAGCATCGACCGCCGGGTCGGACTGCTGCGCGCCGTGTTGGCCGAACAGGCCGCCTTCGGGGCCGATCCGGCCGACGCCGATTCCCTGCTCAGCACCGGCTACGGCGTCCTGCTCGCCGAAGGGTTCCCCGATTCGCTGGTGCCTGCTTCCGGGGCGCGCCTCAGCTCCATCACGGCCGACCTGATGAAATTCGACAACAAGGCCGTGCGCCGCTGGGAAGAGTACTTCACCGGACGCGGCCGCCGCTCGTTCCAGACCTGGCTCGACCGGAAGGCCGAGGTGGGGCCGCTGATCGAGGGGATCCTCGTCGAGGAAGGCCTGCCCCGCGAGCTCGTCTATCTCGCCATGATCGAGAGCGGCTTCAGCACCCGCGCCGTCTCGAGCGCCAGCGCCGTCGGGCCGTGGCAGTTCATGGCGCCCACCGCCCGCGACTACGGGCTGCGCGCGAGCTGGTGGGTCGATGAACGGCGCGACCTGGAGATGTCGACCCGCGCGGCGGCGCGCTACATCGGGAACCTGCACGAGCAGTTCGGCGACTGGGCCCTGGTGCTGGCCGCCTACAACACCGGCGGCGGCCGCATCGCGCGCAAGATCCGCCAGCACGGCCACGACAACTTCTGGGACCTGCGTCTGCCCGCCCAGACCACGGCCCACATTCCCAAGTTCATCGCGGCGGCCCGGCTCGGCGCCGATCCGGCGAGGTACGGTTTCACGGTGCCGGACGGCCCGGTGCTGGACTACGACACCGTGCCCGTGGACGACGCCACCGACCTGGCCCTCATCGCGCGCTGCGCCGGGGTCGGCACGGACGACGTCCTGTCCCTCAATCCGGCCCTGTTGCGCGGCGCCTCCCCGCCCGACCTGAAGGCGTACCCGGTGCGCGTGCCCAGCGGCACCGGCCCGCGCGCGCGCCGGGAACTGGCCCGGGTCCCGAGCGACAAGCGGCTCACCTGGCGCCGGCACGAGGTGCGACGCGGGGACACCCTCGGCGGCATCGCCCGCTCCTACGGCACCACCGTCGGGGACATCGCCCGACTGAACAAGCTGAAGGACGTCCACATGATCCGGCCGGGCGACCAGCTGCTGATCCCCATGCCCGCCGAGCTGGCCACCAAGGCGCAGCAGCGCGCGTCCGAGAAGGGCCACTACGTGCCGCCGTCGGGCTACGAGCGCGTCAGCTACAAGGTGCGCCCCGGCGACACCCTCGGGGGCATCGCCCGCAAGCTCGGCGTGACGCTCGCCCACCTGCGCAAGGTCAACAACATCCACCAGACGAATCTCATCCGCCCCGGACAGCGGCTCTACGCCTACCGGCCGCCGAGCGGTTGA
- the flhA gene encoding flagellar biosynthesis protein FlhA yields the protein MADEKVINRDLILSNSNVLSAAAVLVILGLMVVPVPPVMLDMMLTFSIAFSVTVLLVSLYLKEPLQFNAFPSLLLILTLMRLSLNVASTRLILSRGDAGQVIQSFGDFVVGGNYVIGVIVFIILVVINFMVITKGSGRIAEVAARFTLDAMPGKQMAIDADLNAGMITEKMARQRREEIAREAEFFGAMDGASKFVKGDAIAGIIITVVNIAAGFIIGMLQMKMPAGEALGRFTILTVGDGLVSQIPALLVSTSAGLVVTRSSGSLNLGETLTLQIFRQQKALYLASGAMVALALIPGLPTGPFFFFAVATAVAAFVMGRRVAAYDDAEAAQADAVAAAEVQADEEPEGIRGEELFVLDKLELEIGYGLIPLVDESRGGDLLHRVGNIRRQVGSELGIFIHPIRVRDNLQLGAHEYVIKLKGVRIAQAALRPGLLLAMSTRPDAGPLKGEATTEPAFNLPAVWIEKDAKTGAEMEGYTVVEPAAVLATHLSELIRGHADELLSRQDVKDMCESVREFAPSLIEDLIPDKVPVNTLHNVLRAMLHERVPVRDITTILETLANFAGTGLGTDSLLGKVREALCRSITALYTEADGRMHVVSLHPEVEGVLMQAARDSESAGGVVLEPMFTRNFLGSLENVLRAAYSSGPPPVLLVPTPIRLFVKRLVEPTYPNLAVMGYSEVASSVQIHSAGTVVTHASPQHQQAQA from the coding sequence TTGGCAGACGAAAAGGTCATCAACCGGGATCTGATCCTCAGCAACAGCAACGTGCTGAGCGCCGCCGCGGTGCTGGTCATCCTCGGCCTGATGGTCGTGCCGGTGCCGCCGGTCATGCTCGACATGATGCTGACCTTCAGCATCGCCTTCTCGGTCACGGTGCTGCTGGTCTCGCTCTACCTGAAGGAGCCCCTGCAGTTCAATGCCTTCCCGTCGCTGCTGCTGATCCTGACCCTGATGCGCCTCTCCCTGAACGTGGCCTCGACGCGCCTGATCCTCAGCCGGGGCGACGCCGGCCAGGTGATCCAGAGCTTCGGCGACTTCGTCGTCGGCGGCAACTACGTCATCGGGGTCATCGTCTTCATCATCCTGGTCGTGATCAACTTCATGGTGATCACCAAGGGTTCCGGCCGCATCGCCGAGGTCGCGGCCCGCTTCACCCTCGACGCCATGCCCGGCAAGCAGATGGCCATCGACGCCGACCTGAACGCCGGCATGATCACCGAGAAGATGGCCCGCCAGCGGCGCGAGGAGATCGCCCGCGAGGCCGAGTTCTTCGGCGCCATGGACGGTGCCAGCAAGTTCGTCAAGGGCGACGCCATCGCCGGCATCATCATCACGGTGGTGAACATCGCCGCCGGCTTCATCATCGGCATGCTCCAGATGAAGATGCCCGCGGGCGAGGCCCTCGGGCGCTTCACCATCCTGACCGTGGGCGACGGCCTCGTCAGCCAGATCCCGGCCCTGCTCGTCTCGACCAGCGCCGGCCTCGTGGTCACGCGGTCGTCCGGTTCGCTGAACCTGGGCGAGACCCTGACCCTGCAGATCTTCCGCCAGCAGAAGGCGCTCTATCTCGCGTCGGGCGCGATGGTGGCCCTGGCCCTGATCCCCGGCCTGCCCACGGGGCCGTTCTTCTTCTTCGCCGTGGCCACCGCCGTGGCGGCTTTCGTCATGGGGCGCCGCGTGGCGGCGTACGACGACGCCGAGGCCGCCCAGGCCGACGCCGTCGCCGCGGCCGAGGTCCAGGCGGACGAGGAGCCCGAGGGCATCCGCGGCGAGGAACTCTTCGTGCTGGACAAGCTCGAGCTGGAGATCGGCTACGGCCTGATCCCCCTGGTCGACGAGTCCCGCGGCGGCGACCTGCTGCACCGCGTGGGCAACATCCGGCGGCAGGTGGGGTCGGAGCTGGGGATCTTCATCCACCCGATCCGCGTGCGCGACAACCTGCAGCTCGGCGCCCATGAGTACGTCATCAAGCTGAAGGGCGTGCGCATCGCCCAGGCGGCCCTCAGGCCGGGGCTGCTGCTGGCCATGAGCACGCGTCCGGACGCCGGCCCGCTCAAGGGCGAGGCCACCACCGAGCCCGCCTTCAACCTGCCGGCGGTCTGGATCGAGAAGGACGCCAAGACCGGCGCCGAGATGGAGGGCTACACGGTCGTCGAGCCGGCCGCCGTGCTCGCCACCCACCTGAGCGAACTGATCCGCGGCCACGCCGACGAGCTGCTCAGCCGGCAGGACGTCAAGGACATGTGCGAGTCGGTGCGCGAGTTCGCACCGAGCCTGATCGAGGACCTCATCCCGGACAAGGTGCCGGTCAACACCCTGCACAACGTGCTGCGGGCCATGCTGCACGAGCGCGTGCCGGTGCGGGACATCACGACGATTCTCGAGACCCTCGCCAATTTCGCCGGCACCGGTCTGGGCACGGACTCCCTGCTGGGCAAGGTGCGCGAGGCCCTCTGCCGCTCGATCACGGCGCTCTACACCGAGGCCGACGGCCGCATGCACGTGGTCTCCCTGCATCCGGAGGTCGAGGGCGTGCTGATGCAGGCGGCCCGCGATTCCGAGTCGGCGGGCGGCGTCGTGCTCGAGCCCATGTTCACCCGCAACTTCCTCGGCAGCCTCGAGAACGTGCTGCGCGCCGCCTATTCCAGCGGTCCGCCGCCGGTCCTCCTGGTGCCGACCCCGATTCGCCTGTTCGTCAAGCGGCTCGTCGAGCCGACCTATCCCAACTTGGCCGTCATGGGCTACTCCGAGGTCGCGAGCTCGGTGCAGATCCATTCGGCCGGAACGGTGGTGACCCATGCCAGCCCGCAGCACCAGCAGGCCCAGGCCTGA
- a CDS encoding GGDEF domain-containing protein, translating into MQNRIAALRNLLAGELPLENVGPRLRQAVRQALRTGDEARLETTARVVVGELLRRGDLMRVAVEQDAGQGPVIGTLCLLKGTHRVVDLAPIGGVGDNFTLPDFVTRPAPRSAVGADHVADFTGMLGAMEDAQDLEIGDPQSGDKGTILAGILRLLAKFTPQFRLFVQLGEHDNLPEDTRRVFRPGDGPEPLWVAHRRAGQSVWIPVPGEFPAAVRDAAEHESPEAFPVACGVAVPLWEPGAEDGAGAGREAGVFFLVATDDWGRESLLRLAERLSRFVTRRWRHQREVNDRIHTDSLTGVANRAFFDTQFTLELERARRSEEPLTLIIADLDHFKRVNDELGHQMGDRTLQMVARRLQEELRRIDHICRIGGEEFALILPATGPEAGRDVVQRLLDAEFREVVTHGSESITLAATFSYGLVTFPDAGADAFELYRKADAMLYLSKDLGRNQCHIWNARGEHGRILPLKRT; encoded by the coding sequence ATGCAGAATCGGATTGCCGCGCTGCGCAACCTCCTCGCCGGAGAACTGCCCCTCGAGAACGTGGGGCCGCGCCTGCGTCAGGCCGTCCGCCAGGCACTCCGCACCGGCGACGAGGCCCGGCTCGAGACCACGGCGCGGGTCGTGGTGGGGGAACTGCTCCGGCGCGGCGACCTGATGCGCGTGGCCGTGGAGCAGGACGCCGGCCAGGGGCCGGTCATCGGAACGCTGTGCCTGCTGAAGGGCACCCATCGGGTGGTCGATCTCGCGCCGATCGGCGGCGTGGGCGACAACTTCACCCTGCCGGACTTCGTGACCCGGCCGGCCCCGCGCAGCGCCGTGGGCGCCGACCACGTGGCCGACTTCACCGGCATGCTCGGCGCCATGGAGGATGCCCAGGACCTCGAGATCGGCGATCCCCAGAGCGGCGACAAGGGAACGATCCTCGCCGGGATCCTGCGCCTGCTCGCCAAGTTCACGCCCCAGTTCCGCCTCTTCGTGCAGCTCGGCGAACACGACAACCTGCCCGAGGACACGCGCCGCGTCTTCCGGCCCGGCGACGGGCCGGAGCCGCTGTGGGTCGCCCACCGCCGCGCAGGACAGTCGGTCTGGATCCCGGTGCCGGGCGAATTCCCGGCCGCGGTGCGTGACGCCGCGGAACACGAGAGCCCGGAAGCTTTTCCCGTGGCCTGCGGCGTGGCCGTGCCCCTGTGGGAGCCCGGCGCCGAGGACGGGGCCGGCGCGGGACGTGAGGCCGGCGTCTTCTTCCTCGTCGCCACCGACGACTGGGGTCGTGAGTCGCTGCTGCGCCTGGCCGAGCGTCTGTCCCGCTTCGTCACCCGGCGTTGGCGCCACCAGCGCGAGGTGAACGATCGCATTCACACCGACAGCCTCACGGGCGTCGCCAACCGGGCCTTCTTCGACACCCAGTTCACCCTCGAACTCGAGCGTGCGCGGCGCTCCGAGGAGCCGCTGACCCTCATCATCGCCGACCTCGACCACTTCAAGCGGGTCAACGACGAGCTCGGCCACCAGATGGGGGACCGCACCCTGCAGATGGTGGCGCGCCGGTTGCAGGAAGAGCTGCGGCGCATCGACCACATCTGCCGCATCGGAGGCGAGGAGTTCGCCCTGATCCTGCCCGCGACCGGACCCGAGGCCGGCCGCGACGTGGTGCAGCGTCTGCTCGACGCCGAGTTCCGCGAAGTCGTCACCCACGGCAGCGAGTCGATCACCCTGGCCGCGACGTTCAGCTACGGCCTGGTGACCTTTCCCGACGCCGGCGCCGACGCCTTCGAGCTCTACCGGAAGGCCGACGCCATGCTCTACCTCTCCAAGGACCTGGGCCGCAACCAATGCCATATCTGGAACGCGCGCGGCGAACACGGTCGGATCCTGCCCCTCAAACGCACCTAG
- a CDS encoding HDOD domain-containing protein translates to MSPAVADRALIDVAAVDAMLASVTDLPTIPETLIEILNVIDDPDSGAADLARAVRRDAPLMAKILKLANSPYYSPRGDIGDIDRCVAVLGYRTVRQVAICVQVAAVMVKAAADAGGHLDYRELWRHAVVTASIAKHLARGTGYPDPEEVFTAGLLHDIGKFVLELHAPDRYAGVIAARGQRSLVEAELEAFGCDHARLGEAFAGSWRFPAVLVAAAGRHHEPADDDGDEARAVALVRLADYLANTMEPPRSDLGFDPQHAHPARLHREAGVDMATVENSLPELQEEIRRAAPFFNLI, encoded by the coding sequence ATGAGCCCCGCCGTCGCCGACCGGGCCCTGATCGACGTCGCCGCCGTCGACGCGATGCTCGCCTCCGTCACCGATCTGCCGACCATTCCCGAGACGCTCATCGAGATCCTCAACGTCATCGACGACCCGGACAGCGGCGCCGCCGACCTGGCGCGGGCCGTGCGCCGCGACGCGCCGCTGATGGCCAAGATCCTCAAGCTGGCGAACTCGCCCTACTACTCGCCGCGGGGCGACATCGGCGACATCGACCGCTGCGTGGCCGTGCTCGGCTACCGCACGGTGCGCCAGGTGGCCATCTGCGTGCAGGTGGCGGCGGTCATGGTCAAGGCGGCCGCCGACGCCGGCGGCCATCTGGACTACCGCGAGCTGTGGCGCCACGCGGTCGTCACCGCGTCGATCGCCAAGCACCTCGCGCGGGGCACGGGGTATCCCGATCCGGAGGAGGTCTTCACCGCGGGCCTGCTCCACGACATCGGCAAGTTCGTGCTCGAACTGCACGCGCCGGACCGCTACGCCGGCGTGATCGCCGCCCGCGGCCAGCGCAGCCTGGTCGAGGCCGAACTGGAGGCCTTCGGCTGCGACCACGCCCGCCTGGGCGAGGCCTTCGCCGGCTCCTGGCGTTTTCCCGCCGTGCTGGTCGCGGCGGCGGGTCGCCACCACGAACCGGCCGATGACGACGGGGACGAGGCCAGAGCCGTGGCGCTGGTCCGCCTGGCCGACTACTTGGCCAACACCATGGAGCCGCCCCGCTCGGATCTCGGCTTCGATCCGCAGCACGCCCATCCGGCGCGCCTGCACCGCGAGGCCGGCGTCGACATGGCCACGGTCGAGAACTCCCTGCCGGAGCTGCAGGAGGAGATCCGCCGCGCCGCCCCGTTCTTCAACCTCATCTGA